Within the Candidatus Margulisiibacteriota bacterium genome, the region ATTAAAAGAGCTGTACAAACGCAAAAATATTGAGGTGCTGGGTTCGGCAAATAAAGCATAATACTCTGCGCGATAGGTGCCGGGTATTATTTTTTTAATTTTTAAAAAAACAAATTAGTGATTTTGTCTGCCAATAATTTTCTGCGCTTCTTCCGCTACTACGGCGGCGTTTTGCGGACTAGTTTGGGCGATCCAGTTAAAAACCGTTTCCAAACTGTTGATAAATTCCGGCAGGACAAATACAGAATAAATTTTCATAGGAGATGGTGTTTTTTCCTAAAATCCGCCAAAGCCTTTTTGGCAGGGATTGCTTTGCCGTCTTTTAACTCGGTCAGTCCTTGCTGGATTTTCTGCACATTACGCAAATATTCCAGCGTGTCCAGCATACTTTGATAAGATTCCGCGTCCTGCACCACCACTTCCGCGCTGCCGTTGATAGTGATAATAGTCGGCCGCTGGGTTTCCTTGATGTGTTTGATAATCTCCGCGGTATTACGCTTAAATGTGCTAAGCGGCTTTATGTCCTGGACTATATTCATTTTCGCTCCTTATTTAATATTTTATTTAGTGCTTAATATTATATACTAAAAAGTGTTTTTGTCAAAAGCAAAATTAAAAGGGGCCGCGCAAGCCCCTTTTAAATCCCACAATACTTACTTATTTGCCCATTACAGTTCCAGCAGCTGTTTAGGCATTTCGCTGGCCGTCCAGATACTCTCATTGTTAAAAACATCCGGATCTGGTATCTGATTATCACCACCGGTCAGATACTTGCCGCTGCCAAAATCTGTG harbors:
- a CDS encoding type II toxin-antitoxin system Phd/YefM family antitoxin, whose product is MNIVQDIKPLSTFKRNTAEIIKHIKETQRPTIITINGSAEVVVQDAESYQSMLDTLEYLRNVQKIQQGLTELKDGKAIPAKKALADFRKKHHLL